The genomic region GTAAAATCAGGCGCCGCAGTCGGATCAGGTGGAGCGCGTTAAACCTGTTACGACTGCTGCGCAGCCGAACGCAGGCTGCGCCAGCTGCTACAGGGGGAGTCGTTCGTCAGGGCGATCCAGTCGCTCCAAGTCCGCCACTGTTTTTGTGCTGTAGTCCTCAGCTGGCAAAGTCCTACAGCGGACTACATCTTATCCTCTCGACTCTGTCGGGAATTCCCTACACTTCTGGTGAAGTGTCCGTGCTGGCCTACCTTGAAAGGCTGCTGCGCTTTCCTCTACCGTAACCGCTTGTCTCTACAGTTACGGAAAAGCCATGTCTTTGGCCTGCTCACGCTCCTTGTTTTTCATGGTTTTCATTGCAGGTGCCCTGGCCTTGGGCGTTTCCTATTACCTGGAATACGCGGTCGGCCTCAAGCCTTGCGGGTTGTGCCTGTTGCAGCGGGTTTGCCTGGCGCTGCTCACGGGTGTCTGCCTGACGGCGTCGGTGCAGGGGCCTGGTCGTTTCGGATCATTCCTGTATTGGCTACTGGGTCTGCTTTGCAGTCTGGCGGGTACTGTCACGGCGTGGCGGCAGGTCTTGTTGCAGAGCGATCCGATGCATCAGCTATTGGAATGCTCGCCCAATCTGACCGATTCGTTCGCCAGTACCCCTTGGTTGTGTGTCGTGCAGCGAATGTTCAAGGGAGCCGCCGACTGCGCGGAGATTTCCTGGACGCTGTTCGACCTGAGCATTCCGGAATGGAGCCTGCTGTTCTTCGTTGCGATGATGATCCTGGGCGGGTATCAGTTGCTGCGCCTTGTCTGGATCGCGTGTCAGCGACCGCTCAGCGACAAGTCGTCGCGCCGGGTACTGGCGGGCGATTAAACACTTGTATGAACTTTATCTCCTGCGTACCTTGAAGCCATAGGCGCGCGGGCATAATCTGGCCCGCACGTATCATTGGAATATTATGTTGCTCGTTGCTGTTCTGCCTGACCAAGACCGGATGTGCCGAGTCTTGGGGGCAGGCGTAGAACGGCATGACCCATTAGGGAAGAGAGATCGCCATGTTAGATAGTTGTCAGAATGCTCAGGAACGCTGGGGTGGGGTTCATAAGCTCATTGACCGCTGGCTACAAGAGCGTGAAGAGTTGGTAAAGGCATTCCACGACTTGCGAAATGCCAAACCGGCTTTCGCCGACAAATCCTTGAACGGTCGATTCTGCGAGATTCTTGTCGATTACGTTTCTGCCTGGCACTTCGAAGTGAGTGAGCATCTGGTCAATGAGGCCAAGGCCTTTGGCGACGATGGCGGCCTTGAACTGGCGGAGCAGATCAACCCGCGTATCGACGTGAGCACAGAGATGGCGCTGTCGTTCAATGATCATTGCCACAAGGGTGACTGCAACGACACCGAGCGTTTCGCCGAAGCGCTGGAAAAGCTGGGCAGCCAACTGCGTGAACGCTTCGAACTGGAAGATTGCCTGATCGAAGTGCTGCATACCGCCCACAAGGAAGAGAGTTCGGTTCAGGCCTGAACCCTTCCCGGCGAGCTCCCCCCTTCCAGCAAGAAACCAAAAGCGGTGCGCAATGCGCACCGTTTTTCGTTTCCGGCATTCAGCTTGTAGCACCACGCAATTCGACTTCGAATACCAGCGGCGTGAACGGCGTGATCAAGTCGCCGGCACCGTCGGCGCCATAGGCTTGCGCCGATGGAATTACCAGGCGCCATTTCGCGCCGACCGGCATATCTTGCAATGCACTGCGCCAGCCTGCGATCACACTATCAAGGTTGAACCACTGCGGTTGGCTGTTCTGGTCGAACACTGTGCCGTCAGGCAAGCGTCCGATATACAGCACCTGGACCTTGCCGTTCGGACCCGCCTTGGCGCCAGTGCCCGGCGCCAGCTCTGTCAGCAATATTCCATCCGCCAATTCGCGAACCCCAGGTTTGGCTTTTTCTTCGGTGAGAAAACGCCGCTCTTTTTCGAGGGCGACTTCGCTTTGCGGAACGGCGGGTTGCTCGGCGACCTGGGCTTCGTGCTCGGCAAGAATCTGTTCGATCTGTTCGTCCTTCAGCGCCAGCGGCTTACCCTGGTAGGCTTGCTGCAAACCTTCGAGCAGTGCCTGAAGTTGCAGGTCCGGAACCTCCTGGCGCAACCGTTCGCCAAGGCTCGCACCCAAGCTGTAAGCGAGATCGTGAGCGTCATTTGTGGTGGTTTTTTCGGCGGCCTGGACCACGGGAAAAAACATGCACAGCGATAAAAAAAGGTAGCGCGACATGGGCACTCTCCGGCCTGAGATGCGCAGGATTATGCCAGTGTGAATGCACTCGAAGGTGAACTGGTTTTGCGTAAGTACAGAACATTTTTATTTCGTTGCAACGCAGTGCTTTCGATACTGTCAACATGCCCTAGCGGCGGTTGCTGCAGAGGTCTAGTATGAGCCGCATTCACGTCAGCCAGGAGGTAAATCATGTCGGCCACCAAGAAGCCAGTAAATACTCCGTTGCACTTACTCCAACAACTCTCGGGCAGCCTGCTCGAGCATTTGGAAAACGCTTGTTCCCAAGCCTTGGCTGATGCTGAAAAACTGCTCGCCAAACTGGAAAAACAGCGCGGAAAAGCACAGGAAAAACTGCACAAATCCCGCACCAAATTGCAGGACGCTGCGGCGGCCGGCAAAGCCAAGGCACAAGCCAAGGCCAAAGAGGCGGTGAAAGAACTTGAGGACCTGCTCGACGCTCTCAAGGATCGTCAGTCCGAAACGCGCAGCTACATCCTGCAACTCAAACGCGACGCTCAAGAAAGCCTGAAACTGGCCCAGGGTGTCGGTCGTGTCCAAGAGGCTGTCGGCAAGGCGTTGTCCCTGCGTTCGGCCAAGCCAGCCGCGGCACCTGCGAAGAAAGCCGCTGCCAAACCGGCTGCTGCAAAAGCACCGGCCAAGCCTGCTGCAGCTCCTGTTAAAAAAACCGCGGCTAAGGCACCGGTAAAAGCCGCAGCAAAACCTGCGGCGAAAAAACCAGTTGCTGCCAGCGCTGCGAAACCTGCGGCTAAACCAGCAGTTGCCAAACCTGCCGCCAAGCCAGCCGCTGCCAAAACAGCTGCCGCTAAACCTGCTGCAAAAACCACGGCTGCCAAAACCGCCGTGGCGAAACCTGCAGCGGTCAAACCGGCTGCAAAACCAGCAGCCAAAACTGCCGCGGCAAAACCAGCTGCCAAGCCGGCCGCCAAATCTGTCGCGGTTAAAACCGCTGCAGCCAAGCCTGCTGCAAAACCGGCAGCGAAACCTGCTGCAAAAGCTGCAGCCAAACCCGCCGCTAAACCGGCTGCCAAGCCAGCCACTGCTGCCAAACCAGCTGTAGCGAAACCGGCAGCCAAACCTGCTGCCAAGCCAGCAGCCAAACCGGCCGTGAAAAAGCCAGTCGTCGCTGCGAAGCCGACTACCGCCTCTGTTGCCAAGCCAGCAACCCCGGCCCCGTCAGCATCGGCTTCGCCGGCGGCTACCACCTCGACAGCTTCGCCTGCGCCAACGCCAGCCGCACCGTCGAGCACCAGCACCACCCCAACCAGCGCTTCCTAAGTGCCGGTTACCGCGACGCGCAGCTGATGCAGCGCGTCGCGGTCCAGGGCGGCGGCGCCTGCCGCCACACCTTCCAGCCAGGCCGTTAGATCGGTCGCCTCACACTGCGGCCAACTCTGCGCCAAACGCTCCAGTCGCAGCAACAAATGCCTTTCGGCTTCCATCTCCAGCGTCTTCACTTGTTCGCGTAAGTCATCCAGCCCGGCATCCTCGCTCGCGGCGGCTTTCCATTGCTGGCGCAAGGCGCGCAATGGTTGCACGACATCCGCGTCCCAAGGCCCGGCTACATCGCGCAGCAGCTGCAAGCGTTGTTCGTTGCAGGTAACGCCACGTTCTCCCAGCCATAACCCGCACAGCAGCAGGCACACGTTCGCTCCCTTCGACTGCAATTGCAGGCAGGCACCTTCAACACCGGGACGGGCGTAGGTGTCGAGGGAAAAGCTCCACAGGTCAGAGGACATAGTGCTACTCGCGCCAGTTGCGAGCGAAGCTGGTAGACTCCGCCGCCATTATGATTCGACTTCAGAACCTGACTTTACAGCGTGGCCCGCAACGTCTGCTAGAAGACGCCGAGCTGACCCTGCACGCCGGCCACAAAGCCGGCCTCATCGGTGCCAACGGCGCCGGCAAATCGAGCCTGTTCGCCTTGCTTCGGGGTGAACTGCACCCGGACTCGGGTGACTGCTTCCTGCCGGCCGACTGGCGCATCGCCCACATGCGCCAGGAGGTCGACACCCTCGAACGCCTGGCAGTCGACTACGTGCTCGATGGCGACCTGCGCCTGCGCCAGGTGCAACGCGACCTGGCGGCGGCTGAAGCAGCCCATGACGGTGCCGCTCAGGCCCGCCTGCA from Pseudomonas sp. GGS8 harbors:
- a CDS encoding AlgP family protein; the encoded protein is MSATKKPVNTPLHLLQQLSGSLLEHLENACSQALADAEKLLAKLEKQRGKAQEKLHKSRTKLQDAAAAGKAKAQAKAKEAVKELEDLLDALKDRQSETRSYILQLKRDAQESLKLAQGVGRVQEAVGKALSLRSAKPAAAPAKKAAAKPAAAKAPAKPAAAPVKKTAAKAPVKAAAKPAAKKPVAASAAKPAAKPAVAKPAAKPAAAKTAAAKPAAKTTAAKTAVAKPAAVKPAAKPAAKTAAAKPAAKPAAKSVAVKTAAAKPAAKPAAKPAAKAAAKPAAKPAAKPATAAKPAVAKPAAKPAAKPAAKPAVKKPVVAAKPTTASVAKPATPAPSASASPAATTSTASPAPTPAAPSSTSTTPTSAS
- a CDS encoding FKBP-type peptidyl-prolyl cis-trans isomerase, which translates into the protein MSRYLFLSLCMFFPVVQAAEKTTTNDAHDLAYSLGASLGERLRQEVPDLQLQALLEGLQQAYQGKPLALKDEQIEQILAEHEAQVAEQPAVPQSEVALEKERRFLTEEKAKPGVRELADGILLTELAPGTGAKAGPNGKVQVLYIGRLPDGTVFDQNSQPQWFNLDSVIAGWRSALQDMPVGAKWRLVIPSAQAYGADGAGDLITPFTPLVFEVELRGATS
- a CDS encoding disulfide bond formation protein B, coding for MSLACSRSLFFMVFIAGALALGVSYYLEYAVGLKPCGLCLLQRVCLALLTGVCLTASVQGPGRFGSFLYWLLGLLCSLAGTVTAWRQVLLQSDPMHQLLECSPNLTDSFASTPWLCVVQRMFKGAADCAEISWTLFDLSIPEWSLLFFVAMMILGGYQLLRLVWIACQRPLSDKSSRRVLAGD
- a CDS encoding TIGR02444 family protein, whose product is MSSDLWSFSLDTYARPGVEGACLQLQSKGANVCLLLCGLWLGERGVTCNEQRLQLLRDVAGPWDADVVQPLRALRQQWKAAASEDAGLDDLREQVKTLEMEAERHLLLRLERLAQSWPQCEATDLTAWLEGVAAGAAALDRDALHQLRVAVTGT
- the rsd gene encoding sigma D regulator is translated as MLDSCQNAQERWGGVHKLIDRWLQEREELVKAFHDLRNAKPAFADKSLNGRFCEILVDYVSAWHFEVSEHLVNEAKAFGDDGGLELAEQINPRIDVSTEMALSFNDHCHKGDCNDTERFAEALEKLGSQLRERFELEDCLIEVLHTAHKEESSVQA